A portion of the Campylobacter sp. MG1 genome contains these proteins:
- the rlmN gene encoding 23S rRNA (adenine(2503)-C(2))-methyltransferase RlmN: MKELLDFLPEEYNLSPKYLNNELAKFVYQKYINDFSEATSLSKALREQLKNEFNIMPLSLKIAQTSIDGSIKFLFSLHDNHTIESVLLPMKKERIENGVKKSAKYTICISSQVGCKSGCAFCLTGKSGLIRNLSTAEIVAQVLFIKKYAKIPYEQGINIVFMGMGEPLDNLKAVSKAIKIFSHNDTLAISPRRQTISTSGLAKQIEELGKMNLGVLLAISLHAVNDTLRDELMPINKAYNIESVLNAVRNFPIDARKRVLFEYLCLGGINDDLSHAKALVKLLHGIKAKINLIYFNPHEGSIYKRPSEEKVIAFRDYLQAHGQNATIRQSKGLDISAACGQLRNNEDENAKTII; this comes from the coding sequence ATGAAAGAATTATTAGATTTTTTACCAGAAGAATATAACCTTAGTCCAAAATATCTAAATAATGAATTAGCAAAATTTGTATATCAAAAATATATAAATGATTTTAGCGAAGCTACAAGTTTATCAAAAGCTCTAAGAGAACAATTAAAAAATGAATTTAACATTATGCCACTTAGCTTAAAAATAGCTCAAACAAGCATTGATGGGAGTATTAAATTCTTATTTTCCTTGCACGATAATCACACAATAGAAAGCGTTTTGCTACCTATGAAAAAAGAAAGAATAGAAAATGGTGTGAAAAAAAGTGCAAAATACACTATTTGTATAAGTAGCCAAGTAGGTTGCAAAAGTGGTTGCGCCTTTTGTTTAACGGGTAAAAGTGGGCTTATTAGAAATCTTAGCACAGCTGAAATAGTAGCTCAAGTATTATTTATCAAAAAATACGCAAAAATCCCTTATGAGCAAGGTATTAATATAGTTTTTATGGGTATGGGAGAGCCACTTGATAATTTAAAAGCAGTTAGCAAGGCTATTAAAATCTTTTCTCATAACGATACTCTAGCAATATCTCCACGCCGTCAAACAATCTCAACAAGCGGTCTTGCAAAGCAAATTGAAGAATTAGGCAAGATGAATTTAGGTGTATTACTTGCAATTTCGCTTCACGCTGTAAATGATACTTTAAGAGATGAATTAATGCCTATTAATAAGGCTTATAATATTGAAAGCGTTTTAAATGCGGTAAGAAATTTCCCAATAGATGCTAGAAAAAGAGTGTTATTTGAATATTTATGTTTAGGTGGGATTAATGATGATTTAAGCCACGCAAAGGCTTTAGTAAAATTACTACACGGAATAAAAGCTAAGATAAATTTAATTTATTTTAACCCACACGAAGGCAGTATCTATAAACGCCCAAGTGAAGAAAAAGTAATTGCTTTTAGAGATTATTTACAAGCACACGGACAAAACGCTACCATTAGACAAAGCAAAGGGCTTGATATTAGTGCAGCGTGCGGGCAATTAAGAAATAACGAGGATGAAAATGCAAAAACCATCATATAG
- a CDS encoding purine-nucleoside phosphorylase — MIVSAGISEIYDYAEPIGLGSNCSIKLSELILKKQPKRLIFIGSMGLYTKEIELFSVNEFKSAVNIELAMLDDLVYTPMKTNEVSNLNSSNYICKNYEYAKKMNEKYGILGENMECFSFFATANYYKIPASAILVATNYCDEFAHEEYIKNIAKANEILENYLENKGLL, encoded by the coding sequence ATGATAGTTAGTGCAGGAATAAGTGAGATTTATGATTACGCAGAGCCTATTGGATTAGGTAGTAATTGTTCTATAAAACTTAGCGAATTAATACTTAAAAAGCAGCCAAAAAGATTGATTTTCATAGGTTCAATGGGGCTTTATACTAAAGAAATTGAGCTTTTTAGCGTAAATGAGTTTAAAAGTGCTGTAAATATTGAATTAGCTATGTTAGATGATTTAGTTTATACCCCTATGAAAACTAATGAAGTTTCTAATTTAAATTCTTCTAATTATATTTGTAAAAATTACGAATACGCTAAGAAAATGAATGAAAAATACGGGATATTAGGCGAAAATATGGAGTGTTTTAGTTTTTTTGCGACTGCTAATTATTATAAAATCCCAGCTAGTGCAATTTTAGTAGCGACTAATTATTGTGATGAATTCGCACACGAAGAATATATAAAAAACATAGCAAAAGCTAATGAAATACTAGAAAATTACTTAGAAAACAAAGGACTTTTATGA
- the dxs gene encoding 1-deoxy-D-xylulose-5-phosphate synthase, translating to MNKKISNIKNLNIRELIELCSDIRATIIEQVSKNGGHLSSNLGVVELSVVLHHLFDIKENPLIFDVSHQCYAHKILTNRNLENLRQFNGISGYTEPNESEYDFFIAGHSSTSISLATGVAKAFSLNKKDAIPIAIIGDGAMGCGLAYEALNELGDRKYPSIIILNDNKMSISKPIGAVSRFLSKSLSSPIYQKFKKGVEAMLEYLPEGARYTAKRFEDGFKLITPAGMFFEELGLEYIGPIDGHNIADLITALNLAKSLKKPVLLHIQTIKGYGYEYSLNDEGSWHGVGAFDIKTGKSLSSSKKPSATAIFSDILDELASKNEKIVGLSAAMPSGTGIDKLIAKYPNRFYDVGIAEAHAVTSMAAMSKCGFMPVVAIYSTFLQRAYDSLIHDCAILNLNMVFALDRAGIVGNDGKTHQGAFDISYISCIPNFKICAPTNAKSFKLLLEYATSKVGLIAIRYPRGSFALDESYEPSLKTHFIKNVNSNISFLGFGEGVAKALAVSEEINANVIDLVFAKPLDKEFLLNLAKSSKEWHIFSESAKIGGLNSIISSFLKEYDLDIKLISYEYEDEFITHGNTNEVMQSLGLDAKSIINKIKGNK from the coding sequence ATGAATAAAAAGATTAGCAATATAAAAAACCTTAACATTAGAGAATTAATAGAATTATGTAGTGATATAAGAGCTACAATCATTGAGCAAGTTAGCAAAAACGGCGGTCATTTATCGTCTAATTTAGGCGTGGTTGAACTAAGCGTTGTTCTTCATCATTTATTTGATATAAAGGAAAATCCTTTAATTTTTGATGTATCTCATCAATGCTACGCACATAAAATATTAACAAATAGGAATTTAGAAAATCTAAGACAATTTAATGGGATTAGTGGTTATACCGAGCCAAATGAGAGCGAGTATGATTTTTTTATAGCAGGGCATTCATCTACTTCAATATCTCTTGCAACGGGGGTTGCAAAGGCTTTTAGTCTTAATAAAAAAGATGCAATTCCAATTGCTATTATTGGTGATGGGGCGATGGGCTGTGGATTAGCTTATGAAGCTTTAAATGAATTAGGAGATAGAAAATATCCAAGTATTATTATCTTAAATGATAATAAAATGAGTATTAGTAAGCCTATTGGTGCGGTTTCAAGATTTTTATCAAAAAGTTTATCAAGTCCAATTTATCAAAAATTTAAAAAAGGCGTTGAAGCAATGCTTGAATACTTGCCTGAAGGTGCTAGATATACTGCAAAAAGATTTGAAGATGGATTTAAATTAATCACTCCTGCTGGAATGTTTTTTGAAGAATTAGGGCTTGAATATATTGGCCCAATTGATGGGCATAATATCGCTGATTTAATAACTGCATTAAATCTAGCAAAAAGTCTTAAAAAGCCTGTATTATTGCATATTCAAACAATCAAAGGCTATGGTTATGAGTATTCTTTAAATGATGAGGGTAGTTGGCACGGAGTTGGAGCTTTTGATATAAAAACAGGTAAGAGTTTAAGTAGTTCAAAAAAACCTAGTGCAACGGCAATTTTTAGTGATATTTTAGATGAACTAGCAAGTAAAAATGAAAAAATAGTAGGTCTTAGTGCAGCTATGCCAAGTGGCACTGGAATTGATAAATTAATAGCAAAATATCCTAATAGATTTTATGATGTAGGAATAGCAGAAGCTCACGCAGTAACTTCAATGGCCGCTATGAGTAAATGTGGTTTTATGCCTGTTGTAGCTATTTATTCAACTTTTTTGCAAAGAGCTTATGATAGTTTAATTCACGATTGTGCAATACTTAATCTTAATATGGTTTTTGCACTTGATCGTGCAGGGATTGTAGGAAATGATGGCAAAACTCATCAAGGAGCTTTTGATATTTCATATATATCTTGCATACCTAATTTTAAAATTTGTGCTCCAACGAATGCTAAAAGTTTTAAATTATTGCTTGAATACGCTACAAGTAAAGTTGGGCTAATTGCTATTCGCTATCCAAGGGGAAGTTTTGCTTTAGATGAGAGCTATGAGCCAAGTTTAAAAACTCATTTTATTAAAAATGTAAATTCTAATATAAGCTTTTTAGGTTTTGGAGAAGGCGTTGCAAAAGCTTTAGCAGTTAGTGAAGAAATCAATGCAAATGTAATTGATTTAGTATTTGCTAAACCACTTGATAAAGAGTTTTTATTAAATCTTGCTAAGAGTTCAAAAGAATGGCATATTTTTAGCGAAAGTGCAAAAATAGGCGGATTAAATTCTATAATTTCTAGCTTTTTAAAAGAATATGATTTAGACATTAAATTAATATCTTATGAATACGAAGATGAGTTTATAACTCACGGAAATACAAATGAAGTTATGCAAAGCTTAGGGCTTGATGCAAAAAGTATTATAAATAAAATTAAAGGCAATAAATGA